From a region of the Chitinophaga caseinilytica genome:
- the trxB gene encoding thioredoxin-disulfide reductase, producing the protein MENNTNQEHAHVLIIGSGPAGYTAAIYAARANLKPVLYQGIQPGGQLTITTEVENYPGYPEGIQGPEMMVDFEKQAARMGADIRYGMATSVDFSSQPFKVVIDEEKTITADAIIIATGASAKWLGLPSEQRLNGSGVSACAVCDGFFFRGKEAAIVGAGDTAAEEALYLSKICSNVHMLVRRHEMRASKVMQDRVLKTSNIMVYWNSETLEVVGENKVEGVRILNTQTKEEKTIPVSAFFVAIGHQPNSGIFNGQLDMDEQGYIKTIPGTTKTSVEGVFACGDVQDKNYRQAVTAAGSGCMAALDAERYLSAKGH; encoded by the coding sequence ATGGAAAACAACACTAACCAGGAACATGCACATGTCCTGATCATCGGCTCCGGCCCCGCAGGGTACACCGCAGCCATCTATGCCGCCAGAGCGAACCTGAAGCCCGTCCTCTACCAGGGCATCCAGCCCGGAGGCCAGCTCACCATCACCACGGAAGTGGAAAACTATCCCGGTTACCCCGAAGGCATCCAGGGTCCGGAAATGATGGTGGACTTCGAAAAACAGGCCGCCCGCATGGGAGCCGATATCCGCTATGGCATGGCCACTTCCGTAGATTTTTCGTCGCAGCCCTTCAAGGTTGTCATCGATGAAGAAAAGACCATCACCGCCGATGCGATCATTATAGCCACCGGCGCCTCCGCCAAATGGCTGGGCCTGCCCTCCGAACAACGCCTCAACGGCAGCGGCGTTTCCGCCTGCGCCGTGTGTGACGGGTTCTTCTTCCGCGGCAAGGAAGCGGCTATCGTTGGCGCGGGAGACACCGCCGCCGAAGAAGCCCTCTATCTTTCCAAAATCTGCTCCAACGTACATATGCTCGTGCGCCGTCATGAAATGAGAGCGTCGAAGGTAATGCAGGACCGCGTCCTCAAAACCTCCAACATCATGGTATACTGGAACTCAGAAACCCTGGAAGTAGTAGGGGAAAACAAAGTGGAAGGCGTTCGCATCCTCAATACCCAGACCAAAGAAGAGAAAACGATCCCCGTGAGCGCGTTCTTCGTGGCCATCGGCCACCAGCCGAACTCCGGCATCTTCAACGGCCAGCTGGACATGGACGAGCAGGGATACATCAAAACCATCCCCGGCACCACCAAAACCAGCGTGGAAGGCGTTTTCGCTTGCGGAGACGTGCAGGACAAGAACTACCGCCAGGCCGTAACGGCCGCCGGCAGCGGTTGTATGGCCGCGCTCGACGCCGAGCGTTACCTTTCCGCTAAAGGACACTAA